The stretch of DNA CCGCCACAACATAAACCCTTGTAGGAGTGAGCCTGCTCGCGATTGCGGTATATCAGTCGAATCATTGCTGAATGACACACCGCTATCGCGAGCAGGCTCACTCCTACAGTGGATTGTGTGTAAAAGGCGGATTCTGCGATCAAGCCTAAACTCAATCGTAACGGATCGTTGCAATACAGCCGTGGTCACAAACAGCCATACAGTCGTGTTGCCACCATCCATTGTGTACAATCGCGCTGTTTTTTACGCGATACTTGCCAGCGACCTACTGTGCCGTATTACAGTCACGGTCTATTCGCCGCAGTTCTCCCGACTCGAGTGCCCATGAACGAACAGTTGCAACCCCTCAAGAAACAACCGCGAGCAGGCAAAGCCGGCCGCAGCGGAACCCAGGACGATATTGTCTATGCGCATATCTTCGAGGCCATCCTCGAACAGCGTCTGGCGCCCGGCACAAAATTGAGCGAAGAAGCGTTGGGGGAAATCTTCGGGGTCAGCCGCACCATCATTCGCCGCGCGCTGTCGCGTCTGGCCCATGAAGGCGTGGTGCTGTTGCGGCCGAACCGTGGCGCCGTGGTTGCCAGCCCGAGCGTTGAAGAAGCGCGTCAGGTGTTCATGGCCCGCCGTCTGGTGGAGCGCGCGATCACCGAGCTGGCCGTGCAGCACGCCACCGCCGAGCAGATCGCCGAATTGCGCCAGATGGTCAACGACGAGCGCGACAGCTTTTCCCGTGGCGATCGCGGTGCCGGTATCCGTCTGTCGGGCGAATTCCACCTGAAACTGGCGGAAGCGGCGAAAAACGCACCGTTGATCAGCTTCCAGCGCAGTCTGGTGTCGCAGACATCGCTGATTATCGCCCAGTACGAAAGCGGCAACCGCTCGCATTGCTCCTACGACGAGCACACCCAGTTGATCGACGCCATCGAAGCGCGCAACGGTGAGCTGGCGGTAGACCTGATGATGCACCACATGGACCACATCGACAGCAAGCTCAACCTTGACGAGGAAAGTGCGTCAGATGACCTGCACGCGGTGTTCTCGCATCTGTTGCAGACCAAGAAGCCTGGGCGTCCGGCGGCCAAGCTCTGACTGACCAATAGAAAAATCCCCCGCAGCTGAAAAATTGCGGGGGATTTTTTTTGCCTGTCTGATCGTTCCCACGCAGAGCGTGGGAACGATCATGGGGCGGGGGAAAATTAGCGCTGATGCACCAGCGCACCCGCCGCATACGTCTGCTGCACCGTGCGGTCATCCCCCAGCGTCATCAACACAAACAACGTCTCGGCAATGTTGTTGGCCTGCTTCAGGCGGTAACTGAGCAGCGGCGTGGCGTGGTAATCCAGCACCAGGAAGTCGGCGTCGGAACCCGGTTGCAGGTTGCCGATCTTGTCTTCCAGGCGTAGCGCCCGCGCACCGCCGAGGGTCGCCAGGTACAGCGACTTGAACGGGCTCAGGCGCGCACCCTGCAACTGCATGACTTTGTAGGCTTCGTTCAGGGTTTGCAGCAGCGAGAAACTGGTGCCGCCGCCGACGTCAGTGCCCAGGCCGACATTCAGTTTGTGTTTTTCGGCCATCGGCAGGTTGAACAGGCCGCTGCCAAGGAAGAAGTTCGAGGTCGGGCAGAACGAGATCGCCGAGCCGGTCTCGGCCAGACGCGCGCATTCGTCGTCGCACAAGTGCACGCCGTGAGCAAATACCGAACGCTCGCCGAGCAACTGGTAGTGATCGTAAACGTCGAGGTAGCCCTTGCGCTCCGGGAACAGCTCCTTGACCCACTCGATTTCCTTGAGGTTCTCACTGATGTGGGTCTGCATGTACAGATCCGGGTACTCGGTGAGCAACTGGCCGGCGAGGGTCAGCTGTTCCGGGGTGCTGGTCGGGGCGAAACGCGGGGTGACTGCGTAGTGCAGGCGGCCCTTGCCGTGCCAGCGTTCGATCAGCGCCTTGCTCTCGACGTAGCTCGATTCGGCGGTGTCGGTCAGGTAGTCCGGCGCGTTGCGGTCCATCATCACCTTGCCGGCGATCATCCGCAGATCTAACTGCTCAGCCTTTTCGAAAAACGAGTTCACCGACTGCGGGTGCACGCTGCCGAACACCAGTGCGGTGGTGGTGCCGTTGCGCAGCAGTTCCTTGATGAAAATGTCCGCGACATCGTCGGCGTGGGCCTTGTCACCGAACTGGCTTTCGCACGGGAAGGTGTAGGTGTTGAGCCAGTCGAGCAGTTGCTCGCCGTAGGCACCGACCATGCCGGTTTGCGGGAGGTGGATGTGCGTGTCGATGAAGCCCGGGGTGATCAGCGCGTCTTTGTAGTGCTCGATCTCGATGTCCGCCGGCAGGGTCGGCAGCAGTTCGCTGGCGTGGCCGAGGGCGCTGATCTTGCCGCCATCGACCACCAGCAGGCCATCCTCGAAATATTCGTAGGAGGCTTCGATCCCGACTTCGGCGGGATCGGCGATGCTGTGCAGGATGGCGGCGCGGTAGGCTTTGCGAGTCAGAGGCATGAGGGTTCTCTAATCAGTTTGAGGCTTTGAGTTTGGCGGCCTGACTGCGCCGCGAAACCGGCAGCAGCTTGGCAATCGGTTCGGCGCTGGCAGTCTGCTGGCCGAAGTTGGCGTTATAGGTGGCGATGATTTCGCCGGCGATGGAGATGGCGATTTCCACAGGCAGTTTGCCTTTGACTTCGCCGATGCCCATCGGGCAGCGCATGCGCTGCACGACGCCGCTGTCGAAGCCGCGATCACGTAAACGGTGTTCGAACTTCGCGCGTTTGGTCTTCGAACCGATCAGGCCGAAGTAGGCGAAGTCGTTGCGCTTGAGAATCGCGGCAGTGAGTTCAAGGTCGAGCTGATGGTTGTGGGTCATGACGATGCAATAGCTGCCGGCGGGCAGCTCATCGATTTCATCCACAGGCTCTTCGGACACGATTTTACGCACGCCGTGGGGGATGTGTTCGGGGAATTCGGCATCGCGCGAATCGATCCAGCGCACCCGGCAGGGCAGGCTGGCGAGCAGCGGCACCAAGGCGCGGCCGACGTGGCCGGCACCGAACACGGCGATTTGCGCCTGTACCTGGCCCATCGGTTCGAACAGCAACACGGTGGCGCCGCCGCAGCACTGGCCAAGGCTGGCGCCGAGGCTGAAACGCTCGAGATGGGTGTCCTGCTTACCGCTGGCGAGCATCTCGCGGGCGATCTGCATGGCTTTGTATTCCAGATGCCCGCCACCGATGGTGTCGAAGGTCTGATTCGCGCTGACGACCATTTTCGACCCGGCATTGCGTGGGGTCGAGCCGAGTTCTTCGATGATCGTCACCAGAACGCAGGGTTCGCCCTGGTTCTGCAGGTCGGCGAGGGCGTCGATCCAGTTGTACATACACACCTCTCAGATCGTTCCCACGCTCTGCGTGGGAATGCATCACTGGACGCTCCGCGTCCGCTGTTCAGGATGCGACGCAGAGCGTCGCGGGCTGCATTCCCACGCAGAGCGTGGGAACGATCATCAAACAACCTCGGTTTCAGCTTCGACGGCTTTCACCGCTTTGAGCTGACGCATCTGCTCGCAACCCCACAACACCCGCTCCGGCGTCGCCGGGGCATCAATCTGCGGCTGATGCTTGTAGTCACCGAGGCTCGCCACTGCGTCCTTGATCGCGCACCACGACGCAATCCCGAGCATGAACGGCGGCTCGCCGACAGCCTTGGAATGGAACACCGTGTCTTCCGGGTTCTTGCGGTTTTCCACCAGTTTCACCCGCAGGTCGAGCGGCATGTCCGCCACGGCCGGGATCTTGTAGCTGGCCGGGCCGTTGGTCATCAGCTTGCCCTTGTTGTTCCAGACCAGCTCTTCCATGGTCAGCCAGCCCATGCCCTGGATGAAACCGCCCTCGACCTGACCGATGTCGATCGCCGGGTTCAGCGAGGCACCGACGTCGTGGAGGATGTCGGTGCGCAACATCTTGTACTCGCCGGTCAGGGTGTCGACGATCACTTCGCAGCACGCCGCGCCGAAGGCGAAGTAGTAGAACGGCCGACCCCGGGCCTGGCTGCGGTCGTAGTAGATTTTCGGGGTCTTGTAGAAGCCGGTGCTCGACAGCGACACCTGATTGAAATACGCCAGCTGGATCAGCGCTTCGAAGGTCAGGATGTGGTCACGCACGCGCACGTGGCCGTTGTGGAATTCGACGTCTTCTTCGCTGACCTTGTAGTGCCGCGCAGCAAATTCCACCAGCCGCTGCTTGATGATCTCGGCGGCGTTCTGCGCGGCCTTGCCGTTGAGGTCGGCACCGCTGGAGGCGGCGGTGGGCGAGGTGTTCGGCACCTTGTCGGTGTTGGTCGCGGTGATCTGCACGCGATCCATTTCCACCTGGAACACTTCGGCTACGACTTGCGCGACCTTGGTGTTCAGGCCCTGGCCCATTTCCGTGCCGCCATGGTTCAGGTGAATGCTGCCGTCGGTGTAGACGTGCACCAGTGCGCCGGCCTGATTGAGGAAGCTTGCGGTAAACGAAATGCCGAATTTCACCGGGGTCAGCGCCAGGCCTTTTTTCAGGATCGGGCTGTTGGCGTTGTAGCGGCGGATCGCTTCGCGGCGTTCGTGATACTGGCTGCTTTCTTCAAGCTCGGCGGTCATTTCCTCGAGCATGTTGTGCTCGACGGTCTGGTAGTAGTGGGTGACGTTGCGCTCGGTCTTGCCGTAGTAGTTGGCCTTGCGCACAGCGAGTGGATCGAGGTTGAGGTGACGGGCAATCGCGTCCATCACTTCTTCGATCGCGACCATGCCTTGCGGGCCGCCGAAACCCCGGTAGGCGGTATTCGATGCGGTATTGGTCTTGCAGCGGTGACCATTGATCGTCGCATCGCCCAGGTAGTACGAGTTGTCCGAGTGGAACATCGCGCGGTCAACGATCGACGCGGACAAGTCCGGCGAGCAGCCGCAGTTGCCGGCCAGGTCCATGTTGATCCCGTGCAGGCGCCCGGTGCTGTCGAAGCCGACGTCGTACTCGACGTAGAACGGGTGGCGCTTGCCGGTCATCAGCATGTCTTCGACGCGCGGCAGGCGCATCTTGGTCGGCTGGCCAGTGAGGTGCGCGACGACTGCGCACAGGCACGCCGGGCTGGCAGCCTGGGTTTCCTTGCCGCCGAAACCACCGCCCATGCGACGCATGTCGACGACGATTTTGTTCATCGACACGTCGAGCACTTCGGCGACCAGTTTCTGCACTTCGGTCGGGTTCTGCGTCGAGCAGTAGACGATCATGCCGCCGTCTTCGGTGGGCATCACCGAGGAGATCTGGGTTTCGAGGTAGAAGTGTTCCTGGCCGCCGATGTGCAGCGTGCCTTGAATGCGGTGTTCAGCGGTCGCCAGTGCGGACACCGAATCGCCGCGCTGATGGGTGTGGCTGTCGAGCACGAAGTGGCGTTTGCGCAGGGCCTCGACCACATCGAGTACCGGCTCCAGATCTTCGTATTCGATGATCGCGGCCATCGCCGCTTTGCGTGCGGTTTCCAAGTCTTTCGCGGCAACGGCGAGCACCGGTTGGCCGACGAATTGCACGTCGTCGATGGCCAGCAGCGGGTCGCCCGGCATCAATGGGCCGATGTCTTTCAGACCCGGCACGTCTTCGTGGGTAATGGCGATGCGCACGCCTTCGAAGGCGTAGCAGGGCGAGGTGTCGATGCTGATGATTTTCGCGTGGGCGCGGTCCGACATGCGTGCATAAAGGTGCAGCTGGTTCGGAAATTCCAGACGATCATCGATGTACTGCGCCTCACCGGACACGTGCTTGGCGGCGCTGTCGTGCTTGACGCTGCGGCCAACGCCGGTGGTCAGGTCCCTGGCGAACAGTTCAGCCAGTTCAGCTTGAGTTTTCTCTACGCCGTGATGGTTAGACATAAGCGGTCACCCGAGTCTCGATGTGCGGTGTTTGCAGTTCGATGAAGTATTTGCGCAGCAGGTTCTGCGCGCTGAGCAGGCGATATTCCTTGCTGGCGCGGAAGTCCGAGAGTGGTGTGAAGTCTTCGGCCAGTGCGGCGCAGGCACGTTCGACCACGGCGTTGTTGAACGGCGCACCGATCAACACGGCTTCGCAGTGGGCGGCACGTTTCGGGATCGCGGCCATGCCGCCGAACGCCATGCGCGCATCGGTGATTACACCGTTCTCGACGCGCAGATTGAACGCGGCGCAGACGGCGGAGATGTCGTCGTCCAGACGCTTGGAGACTTTGTAGGCACGGAACAACTGCTCGGCGCTGGCGCGCGGCACGATGATCTTTTCGATGAACTCACTTTCCTGGCGCGCGGTGACCTTGTAGTCGATGAAGTAATCTTCCAGGTTCAAGGTGCGGCGGGTTTCACCTTTGCACAGCACGACCTGTGCGCCGAGGGCGATCAGCAGCGGTGGCGAATCACCGATCGGCGAGGCGTTGCCGATGTTGCCGCCGAGGGTGCCCTGGTTGCGGATCTGCAGGGAGGCGAAGCGGTGTAGCAGTTCGCCGAAGTCCGGGTACTCGGTGTTCAGCGCTTCGTAGCAGTCGGAGAGGGCGGTGGCGGCGCCGATTTCGATGCGGTCATCGAAGATTT from Pseudomonas sp. P8_229 encodes:
- a CDS encoding GntR family transcriptional regulator; its protein translation is MNEQLQPLKKQPRAGKAGRSGTQDDIVYAHIFEAILEQRLAPGTKLSEEALGEIFGVSRTIIRRALSRLAHEGVVLLRPNRGAVVASPSVEEARQVFMARRLVERAITELAVQHATAEQIAELRQMVNDERDSFSRGDRGAGIRLSGEFHLKLAEAAKNAPLISFQRSLVSQTSLIIAQYESGNRSHCSYDEHTQLIDAIEARNGELAVDLMMHHMDHIDSKLNLDEESASDDLHAVFSHLLQTKKPGRPAAKL
- the guaD gene encoding guanine deaminase, which codes for MPLTRKAYRAAILHSIADPAEVGIEASYEYFEDGLLVVDGGKISALGHASELLPTLPADIEIEHYKDALITPGFIDTHIHLPQTGMVGAYGEQLLDWLNTYTFPCESQFGDKAHADDVADIFIKELLRNGTTTALVFGSVHPQSVNSFFEKAEQLDLRMIAGKVMMDRNAPDYLTDTAESSYVESKALIERWHGKGRLHYAVTPRFAPTSTPEQLTLAGQLLTEYPDLYMQTHISENLKEIEWVKELFPERKGYLDVYDHYQLLGERSVFAHGVHLCDDECARLAETGSAISFCPTSNFFLGSGLFNLPMAEKHKLNVGLGTDVGGGTSFSLLQTLNEAYKVMQLQGARLSPFKSLYLATLGGARALRLEDKIGNLQPGSDADFLVLDYHATPLLSYRLKQANNIAETLFVLMTLGDDRTVQQTYAAGALVHQR
- the xdhC gene encoding xanthine dehydrogenase accessory protein XdhC; amino-acid sequence: MYNWIDALADLQNQGEPCVLVTIIEELGSTPRNAGSKMVVSANQTFDTIGGGHLEYKAMQIAREMLASGKQDTHLERFSLGASLGQCCGGATVLLFEPMGQVQAQIAVFGAGHVGRALVPLLASLPCRVRWIDSRDAEFPEHIPHGVRKIVSEEPVDEIDELPAGSYCIVMTHNHQLDLELTAAILKRNDFAYFGLIGSKTKRAKFEHRLRDRGFDSGVVQRMRCPMGIGEVKGKLPVEIAISIAGEIIATYNANFGQQTASAEPIAKLLPVSRRSQAAKLKASN
- the xdhB gene encoding xanthine dehydrogenase molybdopterin binding subunit yields the protein MSNHHGVEKTQAELAELFARDLTTGVGRSVKHDSAAKHVSGEAQYIDDRLEFPNQLHLYARMSDRAHAKIISIDTSPCYAFEGVRIAITHEDVPGLKDIGPLMPGDPLLAIDDVQFVGQPVLAVAAKDLETARKAAMAAIIEYEDLEPVLDVVEALRKRHFVLDSHTHQRGDSVSALATAEHRIQGTLHIGGQEHFYLETQISSVMPTEDGGMIVYCSTQNPTEVQKLVAEVLDVSMNKIVVDMRRMGGGFGGKETQAASPACLCAVVAHLTGQPTKMRLPRVEDMLMTGKRHPFYVEYDVGFDSTGRLHGINMDLAGNCGCSPDLSASIVDRAMFHSDNSYYLGDATINGHRCKTNTASNTAYRGFGGPQGMVAIEEVMDAIARHLNLDPLAVRKANYYGKTERNVTHYYQTVEHNMLEEMTAELEESSQYHERREAIRRYNANSPILKKGLALTPVKFGISFTASFLNQAGALVHVYTDGSIHLNHGGTEMGQGLNTKVAQVVAEVFQVEMDRVQITATNTDKVPNTSPTAASSGADLNGKAAQNAAEIIKQRLVEFAARHYKVSEEDVEFHNGHVRVRDHILTFEALIQLAYFNQVSLSSTGFYKTPKIYYDRSQARGRPFYYFAFGAACCEVIVDTLTGEYKMLRTDILHDVGASLNPAIDIGQVEGGFIQGMGWLTMEELVWNNKGKLMTNGPASYKIPAVADMPLDLRVKLVENRKNPEDTVFHSKAVGEPPFMLGIASWCAIKDAVASLGDYKHQPQIDAPATPERVLWGCEQMRQLKAVKAVEAETEVV